The window GCCTATCCTGGGAGTGAATAGGGAGAAGGCGATGCatgtaagtatatatataggtgCATCCATGAAGATATTTTGCCGGTTATATGCTTCTCGAAAAATGTGTTGAAGTATTTTCGGTATTCTgaacatataaaatataagatCGACTTAATATCATATATGGTGGGACTACAATGGCCGTAGAGGGGAAATTAATAGCCGTTGATGGTTTAATATGATGTTTCGAGCAAGAATTAATAGTCGAAGATAGTTTGATATGATGTTTCGAGCCGACTTTGAGCTGAACAATCACGAGCTAAGAGTTTTCAAATGAAAACGTCTCGGAAGCTTTTtggtttaatatatatatatatatatactagattTGGGATTGAATCAGGAACCAGCCTTATAAGTTAAGGCTAACTTAGAAATGCACCATCTCAGCTTGATCTCGGAAGCCAGGGGTAGTTGATGTGAAGAGTATTGAGTAAGCGGCGTAGCAGAAAAACCCTTgatatttcgaaaaattaattaaatcaatcATTGATTTGGACTACCTTTATAACAGAAAAAAAGTGACTACTAATCATCTCATCTTTGATTGCCGTAGTATTATCAGTCAAACTCGTCCAAGGTGCCGACAAATATTGTTAATAACTATTTATTCCTGTACCTTCATCTTCTCTGCATTATCTTGGTTTAGAAGGAGGAAATTAAAGGATGAAAAAGATAATGGTAGGTAATGAGGTGTTATTTACCTTCTCATTTCGAGTATAACCgagcaattattaattaaagaattttaatgttttgaaattatttttggcATAGACCTTTGGTTAGCttcttttttataagtaaaacGGAAAATAGCCTAAAAGATTAATTATTGTCACAAAATTCATCGATctactaattttttaaattttggccTAAAAAAATCACAACGTTTACTTCCATTTTTCTGATCTACCAATCCATTAGTTGGACCGTTAAAACTGCCGATATAGCCATTAACGGCGCTGATGTGGCAGACGGTTGCCTACATGGATGGCATGccacaaacttttttttaacataaaaactcacatagtttacttttttccttcatctaccaaaatattaataattttgaaaaatcacattgtttgtttatgtttcatcatctaccaaaatatgacttctttcaaaaatcacatctaccaaaatatgacTTATTTGAATGATTATAAGTCTAAATTAgggatctatatatatgttgatttgaatgttaaaagagtttttaatagaaaagaaaTGTTAGATTAGTTATAAGTTTGtcatttacaaataaaaagaatatgcACGTATGTTATCACATTAAGTAGTATAGGAATTTAGACATATTATTGTGTAAAGACTAACCATGCCAAAATAACCATTCCAATAGAACTTGTATACACtaatttatgtaaaattttagCATGGTTAATCTTGTTGGAAATGGGGACCGATTATTTTACCATGGTTCAACTTATTTTGGCATGACTCAtgtagatatagatttatgtGACCGattgttattaaattttgataatacagatatgatgaaaatgctgaatatagaaatttattatatctgcatcattaaaatttatcatttaaaCTACAAACACAAAATTGTAAAAtcctaaaattctaaaaaagtttatgtgcgagaaaaaaataaatagttgaaGAACTCACATCCAAAAATCTACCTGTGGATGTACATAAAATTAAACTACCTATATCCGAGAAAATAACAATATATCCTagatatctatatctatatgctttaaaaataaaagtaaaattcatttttctaaaaaattaaaaaatttgagaaaataatgaccggttccacaaatctatatttatttatttttaaaattaaaaatttaaaaataaagaaaaataaaataatcaataaaataatgaacagttctacaaatctatatctatatatttttaaaagtcatttattatttaggaaaaaaaagctcaaaaggccaagaaaatttcatttggaAATGAAGTTTTCTGGGATCATCTAGCCCGATCCACTTTTATCATGCTTTCGTATAGAACTTGGACATTATTCTATAAAGACAATAACCATACTAAAATAACTATTTTAATAGAACTTGTGTCTAACAATGAACTATTCTAAAAGTTCATAGATATTGGTCTGCACAAATTATGTTGGAATTGTTACTTGGCATGATTATTGTCTTTGTAGTATAATATGTCTAAGTTTTTATATTACTTAATGTGATAACAtgtatgaatattttttttaatatgcaAATGACAAACTTGTAACTgttctaatatttttttctattaaaaattattttaacatcGTAatcaacatacatatatatatatatatgtctttaattcaaacttaaaatcatTCAACGAAGTCATATTTTGggatatgtgattttttaaagaaacTATAGTTTGATAGATGAGGGAACATAAGCAGActatatgattttttaaatttcttgatatttttgtagatgagggaaaatttattaatattttggtagatgaaggaaaaaaaagtaaactatgtgattttttaggttaaaaaGTTTGTAGAATGCTATTCACGTAGGCAATCGTCTGCCATATCAGTGTCGTTAACGGACACATCAGTAGTTTTGATAACTCAATTAACGGACTGGTAGATCAAAGAAACGAATGTAAACGTTGCGATTTTTCAgactaaaatttaaaaaattggtaGATCGAGGAATTTCATGAaagtaattgatttttcatgcTATTTTCCCcaagtaaaagagagttttaTCGACTTCCCTTGGCTTCCCTCAAGTGTTCACGTCTATCAAAATAAACAGTAATAGAAGCCATATTTTAAACGGAGAAAACAAATGGGTTAATTATCTAGGAAAGTACGACTTTtgaaccttttttttaaatatagcacgacttTTAGAAAGAcattacattttcattttttcttaaatatagcacgatatTTGCACAGTAGCACAAAAATGTACGacctttgcatttttttctagATATAGCACagcctttaaaaaataatataaaaagcaCGACCTTTAGGTTTAGTTGCGCAACGACGTTAATTCTTCCGTCATATTGTAACGATAAGGGCTAATGTTGAGCTAGCAATGCTACATGACACAACATGATTGGACGAGTAGATCTCAtacattttaattaaaaataatttaaaaaataaaagaaatgtaAGGGGTATTCAACTTAATAAGATGAAAGGAGGAGAGGTCGACGGTGGTGGCTACACCAGTGGCTACCATTTCCCAATTGGGGTCGCCGACCGCAACAAGACCCCAATTATGTGGGTGGTGGCCATAATCAGGGCACACACCACTAGAATCGAAGCCTAGAAATTGGGGGCATTTTCATTTCTATAGTGGGGGTCCCAATTGCGCCTCTACAATCTACAATCCGctcatttttttaagaaaagatcttctactttaatttttttaatgtctagaattatttttttaattaaataaaaatatgtgggATCCACTCGTCCAATCATGTTGTGCAACTATGCGCTATTAACGAATAATTGACATCGTGCCAAAATCAAAGCTAAATCTGAAGGTTGTgctttttttgtattattttttaaagatcgaGCTAtatttagagaaaaaaaaagactaataTCCCTTTTTGTACTACTATCAAAAGGTCGTGCAATATTTAAAAaacattataaaaatagtgctatattttcaaaaatacaaATGCCATACTTTTTAGGTAATTagcccaaaaataaatatagcaGAATAAAAAACGATCCATTTTCATTCCAACACCCAGGAAGGAAAGGCACcgtaaaaaaagagaaggggaAGAGGCGTCGACCAAGAAGGGGTAGGGCCGTCGACTAGAGAAGAGGACGAGGCGATCGAAGTGATCCAGCAGCTCAATATGATAGATGCGGCGCAATTTTGAGCCTCGGTCCGAGCCTCAACGTTGCTTTTCACAACAGTTCGGCAACGGCTGGTGAGTACCGTTTCCGCGATTCTTTTTCTTCGACTTTTGAGGGAAGAGCTGATCCAATCGGTCAATTCCTAGGGACTGTTTTCGGAGGAAATCGAATGATGCAATTCAACGggggaggaagaaaaagagttGATCGAATTGAGTGGATCGGTTAATGGTGAGGTTGATTCAACAAAGGAAGACGAGGGAGAGAGAACTGATTGTTTATTATTAAGGGATGTCAACAGAATTATTAGAGGTAATAATTATTAAGGCTGGTTCAGTCTCAATCAAGTCCAATAAGCTCACAGTGACTAACTCCCAATGTTTCTCATCAATTGTTTCCCCATAGGCAGTAACGATAGTGTCGCTAAGACAAAAACTTCTTTTCCCCCTCTTTTATCTTTAAATTCAttgaattatttaaattttgcattttattggtattttttaaaattattataaatttcatttatgTTCACactttattttgaatttttacttatttaaaattttattttcttttttattcttcttaGTTTTTTGAAaccttttttaatttaacttaCATTGTTATTGtttcataatttcattttattttttatttttcttgaagCTTTCGTGAAAATTTCTGAATtgtttttttctgtttttttatGTATTCTATTCTGTTCCCCttctatttttgaattttctaactattcttaattttgtttggttcttcttattttttctgaaactttgatatttatttttatttatttattttattcttgaaaatttttgaattttcttattacttgaatttttctgaatttttgttattttttattttcttgaattttatgCACTCCCTATTGTATTTCTAGCACGGTGTGGCCAAACCGTTTACCGTatcattaaaaataacaaacaaattGACAAATTGGCAATTTGTGAGAAGAATTTGCTTCGTCACCATTTCGACAGTTTTAAAAGCTTCTGGTTTATTGAACTTTCGATTACTTCCTGTAATTTGTCATTAATTTCACAATTCTATTACATACAATATAAACGATACATATTGTCATgacaaagttttttttgtttaaattattttacaaGAAATTACTATAGAAGAATACCTACACAATGCGTTATCTTCTggacttgttttttttttcaagtgcTTAATAAATAAAGGTTTATGAGATAAGTCGATCTTGTTTGGTGAGAAAAATGTGTAAGCACTTGTTACTTTTACTCGATGGCCCCAAATCTTTACCCTTTTCAACTTTAACCTGATGATTTTTATATTAcactttttttatataaaaatcatTCAACCGTATCATTTAACTCTTGAATCAACCTCATTATTGATACTCTCATTATCAGATTTTCCTTCAAAAAGTTGCGTCCACAtattgaccaaaaaaaattcttctcctttacattattatcttttaaaCGATTTGTCATTATTAGTAGACTAAGCCACCTAAAAGCTAGTGATCTTCATTATTGATAACATTAGTTtagtatttattttcaaatcaggaaaatgctatatataatatataaaataaataaatattcatgcagaagaaattttcaaaaaaattatttgttatattcattactaaaataatttattaaaagataaCCCTAGAAGATTTACGTCAATGAAATAATGATGAAAAATATAGGTTTGCCTTGGCGAAGCAAGGCTTCTACCCTAGTGATTAATAATACGAAGTCTCTAATAAATATGAGTAGAAATTTCTTACAATTTATTACTCAACCACATAGGCAAATTACTTCTCACATGAATTCATATAATTCTCATATTGTGGTTacaaaatgtaaaattttgtGCTCCTGCTATTTTTCGTACATGATTCGACTTAATGAGATGCAAGGCTTAATGGCCTCCTAGGTCAATCTCATATCAGATggccttttttgtttttaactTATTTGtttagttaaaaaataaacttatTTCTTTAGAGAATTCTTTTCAactccatttttttctcttttttaaatttatttcttcatagaaaaatataaaaatatgtttaCTAATCTAAAAGTTAGAAAAAAGTTTAGTTCATAGTAAATCAATTACTGATTTTGTATTGGTGCTCAAATCTTGTGGAAATAAATGATGatttataaataagaaaaggaaagtcataaattaaaaattaggaaagaaaagaattgaCTAATGAAATATTAggagagctgaaaaaaaaagagctttacttcaccaaaaaaaaggaGCTAATTTCATTTTCGGTGTAATTTTGAatagtggaaaagaaaattcttcTAAAAATCTCATTTTATTTCTATACAAGAAAATATATCTTTGGCAGTTCTATGacttttagaaattttttctggaaaatttaaaaacttttcaaaagtAAACCGGCCCCGCCATCATACCAATCTATACACGCAATCGTTGTCTTAGAATAAAGATGGCATGCCCAGTATAGCTGTCAAGTTATATTAGCCAAATCAGGTCAATATactctattatatatatatattgcttcACTGAGAAGGAAAGCAATCACCCAAATTGGGAAACTGAATTCTAGACCATGAACTAGATTAGCCATTATCTAGCCATCCATTTGGTTTCGTTCAAGATTCAATCACTTAGATACATCATTCTCGCACAATTATGATTCAAGAAACGCACCTAATTCAAAATATGGATTATAAAGGCCTAATATTAAATAGATCATATGGTAAAATCATTCATTCTACAAACATAAAGTTTTAACCAGTGTTGATCCAtgcaaaaaatggaaaaatcgCTAAGACGAAACTATATTGGACATGCTTATCAATGCTATTAGTATCAACGGATCTGGATccataaataataatcttgACACCGTATGAACAGAAATATCATAATAAGATGGCACACTAGGAACACAAAAACTGTAGATACAGAACAAGACTATTGAATGCACCATTTTGAGTGGTCAGAATTGTTATGGAACTATGAAAAGAACCGGGAAAAATCATTATTAATGAATCGACTGTACTAGGAACTTCCTCAACTTGTACCTAGTGAGGCAGCCTTCATCGATAAGCATAGCAAGGGATCAACGCTGAGGGAGGGTCTTAGCTCACAATATCTTAAAAGTATTATTAACCACAATCATTGGTAGATTTAAATAGTTTGACATCTATTCTCCTTAGATAAGATCTCATATTTGAAGTCTTtatatatcgaaaaaaaagacctcatatttgaaaattatctaAAAGACCTCATATTTTAAGTcttatgaatgaagaaaattcatattataaGAGCTTTATCCTTAGCTGGGCAATTTGCCTTCAAATTTGAATTAGCGGGGAAAATTAGATTAAGGAAATCTTAGTGgtgcaaataataataatggtaGTAActataataacaataataacaatcACACATTTGTGTCTATCTTAACCTTTTAATGAAGTAAACGTGTCTATCTTAACCTGCAAATGGAGGAGTATTATATTAAGGTTACTGTTTGCAAGTCTTAAAGTGGCATAAATTTGAACTTATCAAATGATGGTGTAATGCAATAATATAAGTCTCTGtttgttaataaaaaaaaatctaaattcgATGGGCTATccatgtttctttttttgttagtacagttctattttattgtaaaatGCATTAACCTTTCGTAACCGAAAAAGAGAGTGAATTTGCCTTTGTATCGTAAGTACAACCCATGATCGCTGGCAACACATATGAATTGGAACTAAATCCGCTGGCCGACCTTTGAGACAGAGCGCATCCGTGGCCTTTTGCATTAGTCCACTGATTAGGAAATTGGAATTAATGGAAGGAAAATacaagaaagggaaaaggagaTCATCAATTATTAAATCAAATCTATGTACAGCATATCCCCTGCATTAGTCCCAAATCATTCAAATCCCTTTCCATTCCATTCAATATTCAATTAGCAACCAAAATTAGATCCAACAATCTTTACGACCCCTGGCCACACATGACATTCCATAATAATCCCATAGCAGCCATAACTTCGGGACGTCGAAAATTCCCGGACGAAGCTATCCATCACGTAATTACTGCCGAAGAATGACGATGCTCCATTAAAGGAAGAATCACCATGTTAGTACTATCCCCTCTGATCCCGTTGCTGATGCTAATGGCGGTCCGTCCCGGAAGCCGATTGGTAATTCTGCGGTGACCCATATCCAACAATCTCCTCCCCTGTCGAGCTAGTGCTCCCATCTGTTGCAGTCCGCTGAATACCATTGATATGGCTGCAGTTGCCACTttcgtcgtcgtcgtcatcCTCTTCAtcgtcctcctcctcgtcGTGCCGATCGCCCTCATCCGAAGACAAGGGAATGAGCCAGCAAGTGCCATGGAGATGCCCGTTCACGCACACGAAGTACTCGAGCCGTCCATCCCCTGACCCGAGCCTCCTGGCCGCGCTCCTCGGGACGAGTCGTGCCGTGGTCATGCTCCACACGCGGGCTCCACAGTAGGGGCACGGCCTGTCCTCGAGCGCCACCTGTCGCCAAATCAGGCACGCGCGAGTTCTCGAGTTCATGAACCCCTTGAACACTCCCCTGTACACGCCCAAGTCCTCCTCCTCGCTGCCCATCTGGTGCTCGCACGGATCGCACACGTAGAGGAGGTCGCCGCGGCATCGCCTCGGGAGGAAGCTCTGCCCCGAGGTCTTGGAGAACCGGGAGGTCTCTACGAAATGTCCGGGCAGCCGCTGGTCTAGCCGCAAATGGCGGCTGGAATCAGATCCACAGCAGTAAAACATGAGCTTGGCCAAGGCGGGCCAACCGCCCGCGATCCTCCCACCGGAACCAGCCGCTGCGGTGCCGCCCATCAGCGAAGCCACCATACGCGGCGCGCGGTGCATGCAGAGCTGCCGCCAGAGCACCCGCTTCGCTATGGCCCGGATCTTCCGGTTCACCGCCGACGCCACGCACAGCAATTGAAGGTCCCAGCTGATCGACTCGAATACAAGAACTAGAACCCGCTCGTCGACCAGGCCCGGTTCGGCCGAATCAGCCACGTCGCCGCTCCGTCTGAGCCGTTGATTGGGGGTCATCTTCGGCGAGGACTGTCTGTCCTGGCTCGTGGGGGGAACTGGCAGTTGAGATGTAGGGAATTATATAGGGGACGCACTGTAGACACGACACGTGTTGCGAAATGAATGGGCAAGGAGCGACCTTAGATTCGGGGGACACGTGTCGTATCTTGATAGGGGGAGTCGACACGTGTTCTGCGGTCTGACGGTCTGCCGTGAGGGGGGATCAACCGAGGCGACACGTGTCCCATGTCAGGGGGCAGTGGTAAACATCTTTTTTCGTGGCTTTAAAATATCTTAGGAGAGTGTGGGCCCACACCTCCGACACGAAGGAGTTCCCCCCTCTAAATATCTCAGgttttttttactttctttattaataggatgggaaaaaaattattaaatcatGACAGAAATTGATGGACGCGTGGGAGTCCAGGAGGTCTCCACGTGTCCTGATGGCTGTCTTATTGGCAGTCACGTGGTACGGAGTCAATAGAGACAACGATGCTTCTGGATGTTATCATTTAAGCCTACTGCTACTGGTGCCAAGTGAATTTGACTTACGATTAGCGTCATGTTTGGTCGGAAGCTTAACCCGATCTTATCCACTTATTTCGACAATTCAAGTTCGACTCGTCGATTAATTAAGAggtaaaattcttttaataataaattttattatttattaagattcgaatttgatattttattttaaaaaaataagtgttgTGCCGATTGAACCAACCGACATTAATTAGCTTACCTCAATCTCTTCAATGTCAAAGTACAACAAACTCTCGTATGAACTATTGATTCAAGAGTTGTGAGGTGGGGCTCCTGATGACAAAATTAAAAGGTTATAAGAGACCGGTCTCTGATGAGGAGGCCCATCAATTATGAATACGACTGATATGATCTGTTAAATTACAAGTCATGTTACAACGTAATTTTTCTAGAAAATCGTGGATCCAGAGTGACATCTTAAATTGTTCAATTCTCGTAACAATgtgataaaaaagtaataaaattttatttatgaaaattctATGGTAATTGGTCTAAAATAACAACTATGATAACTGATAGCGCTTCTGCCATTTGATTATAATACTTGACGATATTTATATAGAATGACAACATAATCTCATgtccatattttttttaaaaaaattattcataaaTATTTCCGACGATATTTGGTCGTAGTTGAGTCCAAGTCGAGGAACTTTTTATCTAGTAATAAATATGGACTTGGAGGACGTGTTTTAATAGGATAATTGATGGGGGAGGAAGATTTGGACAGAGATTCCGACTTGCCCCTTTTAGGGTGTTTGTGACACATAAGGCCGAATTTCTTTGTTTCTATAAATTGGTGGGGACGGAAATTAACTCAACTGACAATAACATCATGCTATTattgctttattttatttttatttcgatacttttttatttttattttttgataaaattagaTTATATAGTTTGTGCCCACAGATTCTTAGCTTAACTAACTCCGCGAGTCTGCGTAAAGACAAAGTGAGCAGACCTATAACGCAGGtaaaatatttgtatttcAGCATCAAATCACTTGTCaattcatataaatatttgtatttCAGCTCCAAATCACTTGTCTctgccttttttttccccccctttaCAATCCGTCTGATTGGGTGGAAAATTAACTTGAAATGGCCTCAAGACCATGCTGTACGAAATGGAAAATAGGTGGAAATGGGTTGATTTGATGTGGTTTGAGGCCAAAATTGCGTTAAGTACGTAAACACGGCTTAAAAGATTGGGATAAATCGGAAATACAACTTGTCATGAGCTTGGATTTATCTCTATTTGGATCTAATGGCTAAAATCTGTCTTAACACACGATTATGACTCGAATTTGGCAAAGGGAGGTCTCAGCCTCCCCTAAATCCACTTGGCCGAATGTGAAAGTGAAGGGAAAATGGGTTGATTTGATAGATTTACGGTTTAATCGATGTTATTAAGGATGGAATGCTTCATATGAAACCGGAATTCACACGAAATTGATTAAGTCATGTAATCCAGCTTTAATCACCCTAAACTGAAATTGATTAAGTCATGTAGATTCAGCTTTAATTCAAACGAGATTTATGGTTTAAAAGATGTTATTAGGGATCAAAAATGTTTTAACCTCAATCAAAACTCCTTTTGATACGTTTTCggtaattgaaaattttattttcatgtcaCGGTGAGTCGGAGCCGAATATTTGGTCCACACGTGCGAAATTCGATATTCAATTTACTTTCCGTATGTTTGACAATTTTTAAACACCGCAAGTGTACGGCCCGTAACAAGTAATATAAGGTGAGCAGAGTATAGTTCCCACGAGGACTTgacctaaaattctactaacgatcaaaattcacaatctAATTGAGGTCAAGCAAATTAAAATCGGTTTcatgaaaaacaaataaaaacaacCGATTATGAATTGGTGAGACGACCTAGAATTACAATTTCCCCCACACTTGAATAATTCGATCTACTCCCTCTTTCCCTAATTCGATTACTAGCCAATTTACTAACCTCAATTTCAAAAGTATTTTCTAGGTATCTTCCGAATTACTTAGGAAAAATCTCTAACTCAATCAATCCCCTATATTCATATGAGAATTGCAATTAAGCTAAACTTATTAAGTTCTAACTTGAATCGGCTACCTAGAGCGTGTAAGTATATTCCTATCTTACCCACTAAACTTGATTCCTCGAGATTAAACTTAAGTTATTCTATCCCTCTTCTAAACCTAAAACCAGTCTTCCAAGTTTACTCAGATTAACGGATAATATTAATTGTTGATTAGGCAATTGCAGGCATTAAGCAtgagataaaataaatagaataagatcaaaaactaatttttttcggCTACAAGAGAAGCTCATAGGCTTAgtacattgaaatagaaatcttaaatatctaataaaagggCACGGGTAGTCC of the Punica granatum isolate Tunisia-2019 chromosome 6, ASM765513v2, whole genome shotgun sequence genome contains:
- the LOC116211879 gene encoding EID1-like F-box protein 3: MTPNQRLRRSGDVADSAEPGLVDERVLVLVFESISWDLQLLCVASAVNRKIRAIAKRVLWRQLCMHRAPRMVASLMGGTAAAGSGGRIAGGWPALAKLMFYCCGSDSSRHLRLDQRLPGHFVETSRFSKTSGQSFLPRRCRGDLLYVCDPCEHQMGSEEEDLGVYRGVFKGFMNSRTRACLIWRQVALEDRPCPYCGARVWSMTTARLVPRSAARRLGSGDGRLEYFVCVNGHLHGTCWLIPLSSDEGDRHDEEEDDEEDDDDDESGNCSHINGIQRTATDGSTSSTGEEIVGYGSPQNYQSASGTDRH